From Pseudomonas putida, one genomic window encodes:
- a CDS encoding DUF1624 domain-containing protein, translated as MTSSAATPTLLTQRLQSIDALRGLVILFMLLDHVRETFFLHHQVSDPMSIDTTDPSLFFSRTLAHLCAPVFVLLTGLSAWLYGEKYQGRSDVSAFLFKRGLFLVVLELTLVNFAWTFQLPPSVIYLQVIWAIGVSMIALSLLVWLPRPALIVLGAVIIAGHNLLDGLHFATESALHVPWAILHDRGWLELSDSLRLRTSYPVLPWIGVIALGYGLGPWFARGSDAGQRQYRLLLAGVIALLGFMVLRMLNGYGEAPWSGYPTLTQTVMSFFNITKYPPSLLFLALTLGCGLLLLRAFERAGQTRWIGALAVFGAAPMFFYLLHLYVLKLLYLASVALFGRNHGDYFGLDGMGAVWLGAVLLAVALYLPVHWFARLKARRRDITWLKYF; from the coding sequence ATGACAAGCTCCGCCGCCACCCCAACCCTGCTCACCCAGCGCCTGCAGAGCATTGATGCCCTGCGCGGTCTGGTGATCCTGTTCATGCTGCTCGACCACGTTCGCGAAACCTTCTTCCTGCACCACCAGGTCAGCGACCCGATGAGCATCGACACCACCGACCCGTCGCTGTTCTTCAGCCGCACCCTGGCCCACCTGTGCGCCCCGGTGTTCGTACTGCTGACCGGCCTGTCGGCCTGGCTGTACGGCGAGAAGTATCAGGGCCGCAGCGATGTCTCGGCGTTCCTGTTCAAGCGCGGTCTGTTCCTGGTGGTGCTGGAGCTCACCCTGGTGAACTTCGCCTGGACCTTCCAGCTGCCCCCCAGTGTCATCTACCTGCAGGTGATCTGGGCCATCGGGGTAAGCATGATCGCCCTGTCGCTGCTGGTGTGGCTGCCACGCCCGGCGCTGATTGTGCTGGGCGCAGTGATCATCGCCGGCCACAACCTGCTCGACGGCCTGCACTTTGCCACCGAGTCGGCGCTGCATGTGCCGTGGGCGATCCTGCATGACCGTGGCTGGCTGGAACTCTCTGACAGCCTGCGCCTGCGTACCTCCTACCCGGTACTGCCGTGGATCGGCGTGATTGCCTTGGGCTATGGCCTGGGCCCATGGTTCGCCCGTGGCAGCGATGCCGGCCAGCGTCAGTACCGCCTGCTGCTGGCAGGGGTCATCGCCCTGCTCGGCTTCATGGTGCTGCGCATGCTCAATGGCTACGGCGAGGCGCCGTGGAGCGGCTACCCGACGCTTACCCAGACCGTGATGAGTTTCTTCAACATCACCAAATATCCGCCCTCGCTGCTGTTCCTGGCGCTGACCCTGGGCTGCGGCCTGCTGCTGCTGCGCGCCTTCGAACGTGCAGGGCAAACACGCTGGATCGGTGCCCTGGCGGTGTTCGGCGCGGCGCCGATGTTCTTCTACCTGCTGCACCTGTACGTGCTGAAACTGCTGTACCTGGCCAGCGTCGCCCTGTTCGGCCGCAATCACGGCGATTACTTCGGGCTCGACGGCATGGGCGCTGTGTGGCTGGGCGCTGTACTGCTGGCCGTGGCGCTGTACCTGCCGGTGCACTGGTTTGCCAGGCTCAAGGCGCGCCGCCGCGACATCACCTGGCTCAAGTACTTCTGA
- a CDS encoding ABC transporter ATP-binding protein, translated as MSAVIKDNAHNKTLVSLRGLNKHYGDFTAVDNLDLEIQDGEFLTFLGSSGSGKSTTLSMLAGFETPSSGEILVEGQSLVNVPPHKRDIGMVFQRYSLFPHLNVRDNIAFPLAIRKLSAAETKKRVDAMLKLVQLEAFAHRKPSQMSGGQQQRVAIARALVYEPRILLMDEPLGALDKKLREDLQDELRQLHRRLGITIVYVTHDQEEAMRLSQRIAIFSHGKIVGLGTGYDLYQNPPNAFVASFLGNSNFLRITATSNGAGSFEGQPVAIRLTPGLAAGQDALIMVRPEKALALTAEQAARQPLPAGWNEVIAKVGEVLFLGESQTCHVMTPGGTELTVKALSAAGMSMQPGDTVKVRWAVADACIYTQWAQSDLSKSAGAH; from the coding sequence ATGAGTGCAGTGATCAAAGACAACGCGCACAACAAGACCCTGGTCAGCCTGCGCGGCCTGAACAAGCATTACGGTGACTTCACCGCAGTGGATAATCTGGACCTGGAAATCCAGGACGGCGAGTTCCTCACCTTCCTCGGCTCCAGCGGCTCGGGCAAGTCCACCACGCTGTCGATGCTGGCCGGGTTCGAGACGCCCAGCAGCGGCGAGATTCTGGTCGAGGGGCAGTCGCTGGTGAATGTGCCACCACACAAGCGCGACATCGGCATGGTGTTCCAGCGCTACTCGCTGTTCCCGCACCTGAATGTGCGTGACAACATCGCTTTCCCCTTGGCCATCCGCAAGCTCAGCGCTGCCGAAACCAAGAAGCGGGTCGATGCCATGCTCAAGCTGGTGCAACTGGAGGCGTTCGCCCATCGCAAGCCTTCGCAGATGTCGGGCGGCCAGCAACAGCGGGTGGCGATTGCCCGCGCCTTGGTATACGAACCTCGTATCCTGCTGATGGACGAGCCCCTGGGCGCACTGGACAAGAAACTGCGCGAAGACCTGCAGGATGAACTGCGCCAGCTGCACCGCAGGCTGGGCATCACCATCGTCTACGTCACCCACGACCAGGAAGAAGCCATGCGTCTGTCCCAGCGCATCGCCATCTTCAGCCACGGCAAGATCGTCGGCCTGGGCACCGGTTATGACCTCTACCAGAATCCACCCAACGCCTTTGTCGCGTCGTTCCTGGGCAACTCCAACTTCCTGCGCATCACGGCCACCAGCAACGGCGCTGGCAGCTTCGAAGGCCAGCCGGTGGCGATCCGCCTGACGCCTGGCCTGGCGGCGGGGCAAGATGCATTGATCATGGTACGCCCGGAAAAGGCCCTGGCACTCACCGCCGAGCAAGCGGCACGCCAACCGTTGCCAGCGGGCTGGAACGAAGTGATTGCCAAGGTCGGCGAAGTGCTGTTCCTCGGCGAAAGCCAGACCTGCCATGTGATGACCCCAGGCGGTACCGAACTGACCGTGAAAGCTCTCTCGGCTGCGGGGATGTCCATGCAGCCTGGCGATACCGTGAAGGTCCGCTGGGCGGTTGCAGATGCCTGCATCTACACCCAATGGGCGCAAAGCGACCTGAGCAAGTCGGCCGGCGCGCACTGA